In Arachis hypogaea cultivar Tifrunner chromosome 7, arahy.Tifrunner.gnm2.J5K5, whole genome shotgun sequence, the genomic window CGTTATATAtgagtaattattattatcattagtatattattaatttttataatactgtttATGATaacaattataatttattattattaatatattaataaaaatattttgagaatGTATTGTTTTTCGGaagagtataataataataatattattatatcattattTCATTCTTATTCTAattgttttaatatattattaactattattattaatatattaatattattaacagattattatttttaataactaaaaaaatggtACGACCGTTAATATTTTTGTCATGATTATGAATGGTATTatggttaataataataataataataataataataataataataataataataataataataataataataataataataatatattattattattattattattattattattattattattattattattattattgttattgttattgttgttgttgattttgttatgtatgactaattattattattattattattattattattattattattattattattaattttttataatactgTTTATTAtgacaataataatttattattattaatatgttaataataatatttattattccgAAGAGTTCAATAATaatgatatattattattattattattattattattattattattattattattattattattattattattttgaatatattattattattgtgacaGTTATTATTATggctaattattaatattattattaatattattgttaataataattatagTTATCaagtaatattaataattattttttttgcaagcgATTAGAAATTTGTATTCTAGAAAACTTGATTTGTTAGAAATTTTTAACAAGATAGTTACAGCGGTACTAGGATTAATTGGGTTTCACCATGTTTCTCGAATAGGAGAAATAAGAGGTCATTCTACACTCCTGAGTGCTTTGGTGGAATGATAGAGGCCTAAAACCAACACGTTTGACCTTTCAGTCAACGAACTGACTGTGATACTAGAAGACGTGATGCATATACTTGGCCTTCTAGTTAATGAGGAGCCCGTCACAGATAGAACGGAAAACAGTCACCAGTTCTTGGTGGAGAACTGCTTAGCTTGTTTTGGTCGGGTGCCCGGTCCAGACGATCATGCATTGGGTAAAGTAAATCTTGTATGGATCCGACGATGCAGAGACACTGAACCGTGTGACACGCAGGAGTCCATCGAGCGGTACATCCAGGCTCATATTTTCTACATGCTCGGAACGGTTGTATTTTCAGATAAGTTGACAAATTTTTTGAACTCAAAGTTTTTGCCTTTACTTTGAGATTTCCACTACATTTCACTATACAGTTGGGGGCAGCTAGTCTAGCACATCTGTATAGGTCGTTGTCTCGTGCATCACGATACAACTGTAAAGAAATAGATGAGCCCTTCATTCTGCTTTTTGTTTGGGTGTGGgagtccaacttggcatgatcttgtgaaaATCTTTTCCATGGTGCACATGTGTTTGCCATTGTATCTCCTGATCTCCCAACAACCTTTCTTTCCAATCAAGCTAGCTTGGATAAGTCAATCGCACCCTGCACCATAACCCTTGTATTTTGCATAGAATGTCTACGGCTCAAACTCATACACAATGTAATAAACTCTTCCAGAGatagtgtagcttttgattgcagatGTCACCGTCTCTCTAGAACCAAATTCTATTCCGATATCTCACCATCTTCTGCCACCTTCGCTTACAACATGCGAACCACCGTTAGTCGGTCAAGGCAAATAAAAGAAATAGTAGTCATAATGTTAATTAATAACCATGAAATACCCATATTCGTATATGATGAGGGAAAaccgattccacacaaactaatAGGCAATTGTAccaggtcgatcccacagagattgatggatcaagcaatttttgtATGGTGatgagtctagtcaagctaacaagTGGAGACCTGAGTGAAATTGGATCAACAGAAAATAAATCGCATGAAATCTAAAGTgatgaatgtaaattgcttgaaatttaaatggcaagaaacttaaattccatgaaaattaaatttcaagaaaagtaaatgactggaATCTTAGATTgcaaaaaagtaaaagagcataatctaaatagaaatgaaatttaaattgcatagaattgtaaatgggattTGGGTGCAGGGAATGACTGACAGCAATAAACAATTGCAAATGAAAGTAAATTCAAAGAGAtttaaattaaagaaaatcaaagagaaattCTTCATTAGgcattggagatatcataatccatcctgaatcaaatgggtctcaacacCTTTCTCAATTacatgagtagatctatggcggattgaaattgattagatcccaattccttggcaatccaatttctctaatcacaatcaatcttgccaattccttgatccaattgtcatgagaagagattAAGTGCATGTccctcatccataagccacactaactctcaagatctcaattcctcccaaatgatgttgatcaagagagttatgaaggatagagctccaattctaatgtagataattccccttccgaggctcacacccaCATTCAATTGAATTAAACTCCCTTCCGAAGTgaataattcacaatcaaaatagaagatatcctatagctgcacaattgaattgagaagaagaagaatttcattgattcattatgattacaatagagctcctccccctaatgaatttgGGGTTTAGTGACTTATAGCTCCAAGCACAGAACTCAAATGCAAAActagaaattaaatcaaatacaaagaagaatgatggaaaagaaaaggaaagctaCAAGCAAGATGATGTAAAGTCTATGCCCTCCAAAAGTGGAGTAAAAGTAAAGTCCCCTCCAGTTCAAAACTCtttcctatttatactattcctTTGGCTCCTTGAAAGGTCTTCAATTATGCTTTCTGGATTAGGAAATGGGCTTTGTTGGACTTGAGACATAAACTTGGACGTCTtctcttgtgcgtgcgcacgtctGCTTGTGCATGCGCGTCCCTCATCCTTTACGCGCGCATGGTAGCAAAAAAACCTCCTTGTGAGTACACACACTAGGTCGTGCATACGCACAGCAACAAAATTTTCCAATCTCCATATCAGGCACGTTATTGACACACACGCCTTCATATTTTGCAAGTTAGCAATGTGTGTGTTATTCTCCCTGAGCTGATACTTTGTGAAGGCGTTGCTAACGTCGAAACCAAGTTAGCAACGTATTCTTCTAATTCCGGGGGCCAAGATTTGCAAAggcgttgctaacttggatagtTAGCAACGTGTTCATATTCTTCCTGGAGCCAAAACTTTAATGGCACTGATAACTTGAATCTTAAGTTAGCAACGTGTTTAATGCTTCACTTAAGGGATACATTGGCATTTGCAAGCTTGAGTTAGTGACATCCTTCATTGCATTTCTATGGGCTAGTATCATTGGCGTTGCTAACTTGAGTTCTAAGTTGCCAACGCCTTCATAATTTTTCCCTGTAACTTCTATATCAAGTTAGGGAAGGCGTTGCTAACTTGAGATTTCATGTTGCCAATGCCTTCACAATTGGTTTCCATCCTCCCATGTTGAATCAAAGAAGGCGTTGCTAACTTGAgaaatcaagttgccaacgccttcACCTATTGATTACCATGCTCCCATGTTGAAAAATAGAAGACTTTGCTAACTTGAAAAgccaagttagcaacgtgttcATTGAATTAGTGAAGGAGTGGTAATGCAAAATGGGAGGGCATTGTTAACTTGGAAAGCCAAGTTAGCAACTTGTTCGATAATGGAGTATTGAAGGCGTTGCTAACTTGAattctcaagttggcaacattttcAATGTTGGAGTCAAGAGGGCGTTGCTAACTTGAGTCCTCAGGTTGGCAACGTCTTCACTTTCTTTGTAAGgaaggcgttggcaacgcccaattTTGTGTTGGCAATGCCTTCAATAGCCTCCTTCTTGCTCCAAGGCTCAATGCttcatcacctatcattaaccaaagAACTTGCATCAAAGTTTTGCCATTATATGCAACAAATTTcaagagattcattcatactaatTCATTTATAAGTTCCTTGAATTACTTGCATGAATTTGGCCAAAGTTCACCTAGTTCTTGGTACTTTAATGCATGGAGATAAAACTCATCAAAGtgcttgtttatttcaaagaaaatgaatgaaattaagctaaaactaactaaactaactaacaaatCTAGCTAAGATGCAAATGCATCAGTATACTCAGGAAATTTCGGGGCATGCATGGCTGCGAGATCTAGAGTTCACATAAAAGACGGATCACCAAAGGGGTGCTAGATTACAAGTGCATCTGCTTCATTTTCCACTGCCAGATTTGCTTGTCAGGTTTCCATCATTGTTTTCGTCATCGACTTCGTAGTTGGCTTCGAACTCCTCTTCACTATCGTTGTTATCTTCTTCCCAATACATATCCCCGAGCTCATCAACATTGACCTCCTCACCAACCGCGCCTAGCCTCGTATTCTATTTAAACTCAACGTACAGCTATATCAACGGCACATGAAATAGGGTTCGTTGATAAATATAGAACATTTGCTGCATACATGTGTCGTTAGTGATGgacattatttgaaactgtattaGCCCACCAAATTTTTGTACAGGATTCCTGTAtaaaatgttgctcaccctctttgaaatgtgactttgtatgttTTCACAAAGACCATTTTGCAACTCTACAAAACACATGGTGCATGCAATAGCAAATAAAAACGGGCATTCACAAACAAAAGTTACTCCTCCGTGTATGTTTGGTATAATCTTACCGTTATAATACACTTGTAAATTTGTAATACCTTCCATAATCTCAACTTCACCTAACCTGACTTTTTTGACAACTAATTGTCAAAAAAACCCACAAGTATGAAATATATGAAAGAAAGGAATGAGAGTAAAAGTGAGGTACGAGTCTGGATGAATTGAGTTTCGTATTTATAGATAAGACTGTTGATTAAAATATTTGTTCTGTATAAAATGCAAGCTGTGTTTTGTGACTTTAAGTAAAAAAATTCTGCACATTCAAAACACATCCTGCGTTTTGATAtctcaaaaacataaaaataaaaaaagtccatttaacaaaaaaagtaaatattttcactaataataatttatacacATCATAGCAGCGTAAATATTTTCACTAATATTTtcacaaaatagaaaaataaaacgtaaattgtAATTTTCACTGACATCATAAcaacataaatattttatacacATTTATTTCGTTGAGTTACACCATAACTATTTTCCTATGAAAAAAATCAGTCAGTTATTTctttactaataataattttttttatctaattgttATAATTggatacaattatttatttatgtaatttactcattaaAAAAAGTACAcgtaattttgaagaaaaaaataacaataagaaATTGTAAATGGAACCTGCACGAAGTGACCATTGAATAATGAATTAATGATGCCAGCATGTAAGACTAATATAAAAATCTGCATAGATAAAAATTGGCAATTGATTACGCCCACAAATTGGAAACGACAATGGAAGTTAGCGACATAGAAAGGAACCTGCATGTGGCTTGTGATATGGAATCTTATttcattacttttttttcttggtttatGTAATGTATGTTTGTAAAGGTAACTTATCAAACCGAGTCTGCATTGAACAAGAAAGCGACACATCATTCGTATATGTATGTACGGTTGTACCTCTTGCCAAATTTTCTTTGCTccataaatattaaatatcaacTCTTTGAATTCCAAGTCAATGCTTAGACCATCCTGTTAATTCTTCGTTGTATCTTATTATGCCTCAAAAGTTGAATATACTTGCATTCAATggtttaattagaaaattttcaGAGAACAAAAAATCTAAACACGATTGTCATTGATCACTACTGTGCgtatatataaatacaataatatttgaaagatttgaaaatttagctcaaatattttaaaattattttatttaatatttattaattattgttagaataatttaaaaacttTAGATATAATAGATATTGAAAAAATAGAccactaatatttattattttttattattaattaaccattaatataaaaagtataaattaaaaatatattattaaattactaaactaaaccaaaaaaattactaaactaaaaaaatagattattaatgactaaaaatctaaaaataataataaaaataataaattttgataaccctctaatatttttcatcaattatatataattacaaaaattatggatataaaattataagtgttatataaaataactttatatatatatatattatgattttCTATGAAAATATCAGagatatatttttatcaaaattaactgtaataaaatataataaaaaatatttaaactatATGATTGCAATATAGAGTcaaaagatataaataaaaaacaataaatagtaataataataaaagaaataaaaatgataTGCTATTctaaatttgagaaaaaaaaatcatatacaatATTTGTTCAGCTTCAAATAGTATTTGTAGGTATGAAATacctgtaaaataaaaaattttttctgGCAACTTTTTCTTGAGTTCTCATCGATATAATAATAAAAGACCTTTTCTTTTTTAAGTCTCTATTAGTCATATTATATTAGTAGTAATATTGAACTTTCtcttaatcaaatttttttgtactcatttctaataaaatttattcttttctttctaaTAATAGC contains:
- the LOC140174401 gene encoding serine/threonine-protein phosphatase 7 long form homolog, whose amino-acid sequence is MKSYQSCNHLQASERVPSPAVIVADNDSQRLQSSPLEGLLNPLEAIRNLYSRKLDLLEIFNKIVTARPKTNTFDLSVNELTVILEDVMHILGLLVNEEPVTDRTENSHQFLVENCLACFGRVPGPDDHALGKVNLVWIRRCRDTEPCDTQESIERYIQAHIFYMLGTLGAASLAHLYRSLSRASRYNCKEIDEPFILLFVWVWESNLA